Genomic window (Rosa chinensis cultivar Old Blush chromosome 6, RchiOBHm-V2, whole genome shotgun sequence):
AAAGCTCTATCTGTGTTCAGTTTTACATAACCCAAAGGAGGACTCTTCCAGCATATCTTGCCTGCATCCCTTCTAATACCACCAGTACTCCTTGAGTTATGGAAAACAAATTAAATCTTGAAGTCTAGAGACTGACATTAAAACAACATCATTCACACCTCTAGTCTTGCCTTCCCAAACTCtgcaatttctttctttccaaacTCCCCATAACAAGAACAGTAAAAAATCAAATTGATTAGCTGCTAACCTGTTTGAGCAAAATATAAGCCATTCCAGCACCCCCTAATCTGCAGACTCAGTTGTGAAACACACTTGATCAATAGAAGAATTCGAACACAGAACTTCCCTTGAAAACGGACAATCTCTACATAAATGTAGAGTCGATTCCATCATCCCAATGCAAAAAACACACAGTTGTGATTCAATGACAACATGTTTGGCTACAAGTCTTGTTAGAGTTGGAAGAATGTTGTGGCAAACTTTTCACACATGCACCTTAGCCGAGCTTGAAATATTAGCGTGTGCCATATCTTCTTCCAAAATTGAGATGTCACATTCTCCAAAATCCCTGGCCTCtccaaagaaatggagaaagcaTATCTATAAGCTATCTTGACTGAGAACTCCCCTTTCTTCTCCAACCGCCAAGCCACTCTGTCATTAACTAACCGCCTAGACAAAGGAATGTTTAAAATTGCTTCAGCCCCCTCCTGAGCAAAAACAGCTCGGATTTTACCTTCATCCCATCTACCCGGTTCATGTAGCAGTTCATTAATAGTCATATTCTCATTAACAAGAGGCAATCCTATGTTGGGAACCAAAGTAGATATACCTAGAACCTAATTATCAGACCAAACTTTGACAAATTCACCAGTACCAATCTGCCAATATATATGTCCTTGCTTTAAGCAATTCTCTAGAAGCAAAAATACTTCTCCATGAGTATGATGGGGCGCTGTGAACAGGAGCCAACCAAAACGAGCTCCCAGGAAAGTAACGAGCCTTGTAGACTCTAGCAATTAAGGATTCATGATCATTAGCAATCCTCCAAGCTTGTTTGGCTAACATAGCCATGTTAAACTCAATAAGACTCTGAAAACCAAGTTCGCCTTCTTCGTTAGGATGGCAAAGAGACCCCCAAGCTTTCcagtgaatttttcttttgtcttcaGTGCATCCCCACCAGAATCTAGCACACATCTGTTCCAGGTCTTCACAAACAAATTTTGTCAGTTGAAACACACTCATTGCTTAAGTTGGAAGAGCCTGAGCAACAACCCTAATTAAAATGTCTTTGCCTGCACCACTAAGCATCTTCCCCTGCCAATTCTTTAACTTTTTGGCCAAGTTATCCTTGATGTATTGGAATGTTGTCGTTTTCTTGCAGCCCACATAAGTTGGAAGACCTAGATACCGCTCATGTGAATCCACAACTTGCACTCCCATATAAGAAGCAATTTCACCCTGTAAATCTTCATGAACATTTTTCTAAAAACAACTGAGCTTTTATCAAAGTTCACCAATTGACCTGAAGCTCTGCCATATGTTTCTATAACATCTTGGATCTCATAACACACATACAAAGAGGCCTGAGCATACAACATGCTATCATCTACAAAAAGTAGATGATTGACAAGAGGAGCTCCATAACATACTTGAATCCCTAGGAGTAACCCTAGCCTTTGTTTCTGCTGCAATAAGGCAGAAAAACCTTCGACACCCAGTAGAAACAAGTAGGGTGACAAAGGATCACCCTGTCTCAAGCCTTTACTCGGTGTGACAAGTCCTCTAGGTTTACCTCTGATCAAAAATGAAAACCGTACCGAGCATAGACACTGCATAACAAATTCAATCCACATCCTTGTGAATCCAAAACGTTCCATCACCTTTCGGAGAAATAGACACTCCATTCTGTCATAAGCTTTGCTTAAATCCAATTTCAATGCCACATGACCATCGTTCCCTTCCCTCTTATTATGTACAAAATGAGCAATCTTATTAGCAACAAGAATGTTATCAGTGATCAACCGACCAGGCACAAAAGCACTTTGAAATGGTGAAATTATATCAGGAAGCAAAACTTTGAGCCTGTTAGCAATTGCCTTAGAGAAAATCTTGTAAAGGACGTTACACGGAGCGATAGGTCTTAAGTCTGACATGCTTTCAGGATTATTGACTTTAGGAATCAAACATATGTGTGTAAAATTCACCTGTTTTAAGAGTATATCAGTATGTAAAAAATCCTAAACAGCAGCGGTTACATCCTTCCCAATTACCTCCCAATAATGTTGAAAAAATAATGGGGGCATACCATCTGGACTAGGAGATTTTGTAGGATACATCTGGAACAAAGCACAACGAATTTCTTCCTTAGTATACTCACTACAAAGTTGAGCATTCATTGTTGGCATCACATTGGGTTGAATAGCTTCCAAAATAGTGTTCATAGCCACCATATCAACTGGAGAAGCTGTGAACATCTTTGTAAAGTAGGATGTAACAATATGCTCAACCCCATCATCGTCCTCAGACCAAACACCCTGCTCATCATATAACCCATGAATTGCATTTTTTCGTTTCCTATTAGCTGCCTTGCGGTGAAAGAATCCAATGTTCCTGTCTCCTGCTTTCAACCAAGTCACCTTGGCTCTTTGTCTAAAAAATGCTTCTTCCTGAGAGAGAAGAGTTTCAAGCCTGTTCATCAGCATCCTCTTCTCATCCTGAATAGAAGTAGTAGCCGAGGAATCCAAGAGCTCTACCATCCTGGCCTGAACCCCCAACATCTGCTGCTGCCTAAGTCTGAAGGTGTTTTTCTGCCATCCAATGCAATCCGGGTATGAGCTATCTTTTTAACAACCTGGAACATTGGGACTCCTGAAACCTCTGCTTGCCGCTTGTTTTTACCAACGGGTCACAATCCTTATGTTGCAACCAAAAAGATTCAAATTTGAACCTTTGATGCTTAGGTTGTTTTGGGATTGGCACTTCACTTACCTGAAGAAGAATCGATATATGGTCTGAATCACTAGGTGGGAGGTGAGTAACCTTTGCATAACCAAACACATCAAGCCGGGAAAGAGTGCAAACTGCACGGTCTAGACTTAAATGAGTTTCTGCATTCCACCATGTAGCCTTAGAATCCTGAAAACCTAGATCGAGGAGATCGCAATACCCCAACGCCTCTCTGAACCCCCGCATTTGCCTCTCAACCCTAGGTGGACCATTAATCTTTTCCCCGTTATTTAGAATCTCTTTGAAATCCCCAATGATCACCCATGGTAGCGAGTCTAAGTCGCCCAAGTCTTTTAACAACTGCCATGAAAGATCACACTCGGCAGTACGAGCGTAACCATAAAAACCAGTCATGCGCCATCAAGGTTCCCCCGACCCGGCTTGAATCACAGCATTGATATGATGCGCTGATAGAGTGCGAACTTGCAGATTGATCTCCGCACTCTAGAAAATAGACAGACCTTCTGCCTGACCATTACTAAGAACCTCCTTTGAATTGGGAAACCCTAAAGCCTGATGTAGTGATTTGAAAGCCTCCATCTTGCTTATCTTTGTTTCATATAGAAACATGATTTGGGCTTGTTTTGGGAAATCAGATCCCTCAACGCCCTTGCAGTAGTGTCATTGCAGATACCCCTGCAATTCCAACTAAGAATGTCCATTGAAATTGGTAGAAGAGCGATCTCTCTAGAACTCTAGAaagcaaaccctagcagagaaaCTAGGTCTagttaaaagttaaaatgaaGAACCACTTAGGGTTAAGAGTCTGATGTAGTTGttaaaaatgataaaaaaaaaataataaaaaaaaactaaacatgctctccaaaatagctaaggagcaaaatagagagaatatttttttttctttttttgaagagaaattttattcatacatATCTAATTTCTAAATACACATCTCttgtttttgaatattttttaaTACATTTTTACCCCTTAAACTAACAACGCCAACTCCTTCACTGATGTTCTACTTCCAGCAACCCATGAAGCTCCTCCACTACTCACCACACCAAAGCTTCTCTAACTCTGGCTGCACTACTCTCTGATAATGTTAGGCAGAGGTAAATCTGGGTTGAAGGAAATTGGTCAAGTCGGTTTCTCGCTTTCTCTATAGATGTTATTCAAggtctttgtgattttgattaaattaAAGCTTTCTTATTGCATTTGTGTCGGTTCCTTAATACTTTTTGTTTTGGGTAATTGAATGAATTCAATAGAACATGATTTAGGAGCAAAATGCAGCCAGACCAAACCTTGATTAGTTTTGATACTTTGATGAATTTAACTAAATGAATTTGATACTTGATACATATCTTGTTCATTATTCATGAGATTTTCAATTTGTTTAGATGTTAGGCTCATCTCATCATTAATTAGGCTAAGACAGATATATAGTACATGCAATGTAAGCTTAAGATTGGGAGTGTTTGGGTTGCAAGGAGGTGGGCAGCGACTTCGTGGCAGTCGAGTTACTCTATTTTGAACCTTtggttctctttttctttttttttaaaaagagggGCATTAAAGGAAGTTTTTgggaaaaaatgaacaaaaaaaatttgggtttgcgtggataaatttttttttttttttgaataaagggtggTGCGGCTGCTCTCAGgccttcattaatgaaactgtggaatacaaggggggacaaAGAACCAAAACCCTTGATTACAATACGCacgtagagaacatcctgaaatactatcatgagTCTCCAATAAACAACTGCATTCAacaaagcaccaactagcaaagagcgttCTACTGgtgactctatttgctttgacataggtCACACAGCGGTGATACGATAGAAAGATAACTTGGTCTACAACTCGATTACAGCTTAGCATAATTTCCATACAcacagctttcccatcatgTTGCCACTGGACAAAACATCCAGCAACACTAAGTTTCATCCTGCTACTAggaggcagcgaccatttgaccaagccAGGAACTTGCCGCCTACCTAgggtagacacattactgctaCTAaaaggttgcgaccatttgccaatgcaaggaactcgccaccAACTTAGAGCAGACCAGGCACACAGAGTGCACATACCGGAACCAAGCCCACATACTCCTACCTGCACTCGATAGAGacttattgaaaataaaatgcaatacaataaaacataaatgtAACACTGGACCAGGGCTGAATACAAGCTAGCCCAGGCCCAGGCCCAGGCCCAGGCCCAACAACCAACAAGCCCAATACCAAATGGAATATGGCAGAGGCCGTGATACCAGCATCCTGCCTGCAAATCTAGCACCGTCCCACTACTAGCAGCCTCTCCTCCATCCCTGGCCGTGCACCGAGCGAACGAGGGCCATCTCTCCTTCTGACCATCATTCTCCAGATACCAGCAAGGATCTCCAGCCCGCCCAGCCACCACGAGCTCCGGATCGGAAAGCATCCCAAACCAGAACGGTGGTGTCCAATCGGATCTAAGCATTGACGATCCCAACGTCGTCCAACCCAACCCTCTCCAACAAGTTCGCTCCGCAAGCCAAAAAAGGAATCTGGGATCCCTTCGATGCTGACAGCACAGCACCACCCCCCATCCTTCAAACCACCGTAGTAACTCCCCTCGGAAACCAGCGATCACAGACAAGAAACCGGCAACCACTCCTCGTCCTCTCAGACTTGGTTTATTGAGGGAGAAACCCACGTTGTCCATGACGGACCCATCGCACAAACCCATCCAGCCGCACTCCCGGCTCATCGACAGGGTCAGAGGCCAGCGCCGACTGGGAGGGCAGCAGGACAAGCGAGAAGGTTTGACAGAAAACGAGATTTGATAACTGCGCGTACGGCGcgtcctttcttctttttcttttggacaaaatttctctttttttgaaAGACATAAAATTAagccaataaaatataaataaataaaagtgtaaaattgaaaaaacaacCAAtctacactatgccaaaaactgcatcacactacactttttagacaacgaaaaaaaaaattccgttgtgtgatcactgaaactgcttcacacaacaggtttaatgagattggcgttgtataaggaggtcgtacatcaatttttttgggtccaagattattgtacaacagttttaaggatttgtctgttgtctgaatgtaaaaaaaaattccccctcaccttgctcaaatttgggtcgaaattttgactcaccttgcacaaatgatgttgtatgagagtaagttgcaaaataacatacaacgcattttttgtttccgttgtgcaagtttggaagaaaatcacatgTACCCCAAAAGTGTGAGTGAGTAGCCCCAAAAAGGCcaatatttgagtgaaatgctggtacacaatttaagctcctacaacggaatggcttatttgtgttgtctgaatgagaaatGTATGTCCCTAACGTCAAAAATGCTTCTTTGATTGCACATAGGCGGGAATTTTCCCTCCTTGCTCCCTTAACTCAAATTTAACATGTACATGATCAGACAACTTAATTTCATACATGCGTTGTgtgaaaaagttaaaaaaaaaaaaaaaaaaatgtctgcCTTTAGTTAGGGCCTTAGTGACTTTGTCTCCCCACTCGGCTTGCACAAAGTAACTCTGCCTTCAGGCCCCTCTTCTTGTTCGTGTCGATCTCTTAGAAGGCAACCatttcctctctctcctctcctcacctgcaaaccaaaaaggaagaaaCCCAAAGTTTTGATTCTAAACAACATCACCACGAAGGTAACTCCCTTTTCGATCTCCTTCTCTAGATTTGGTCTCTTCTCCCCATTCTACCATGTTTTAATTTCCTGATTAGGCTAAAATGCCAGAAACTCGATCTGACCTAAAAGTTTTTGACTAAactcgcctctctctctctctctctcctgcaaccccgctctcctctctctctctctctgtgtctctCTTCGGAACGGCCGCACGacgccttttctttctttgactGTGATGCAGTGATGGACTGACGGTGCGCGGTGAgtctgggtttttgtttctcttaatttctgcttctgggTCTTCACTCTTCAATCTATTTATGGCTTCctcttaatttctgcttctgggTATTCAATTTTCAGTCTTCAAGTCTGGATTTGGCTCGAACTCTATTAGGTAAAGCAGCTTCGATTTCAGTTTTCGACTCAATTTTGGAAACTtcaagcttggtaagttgctgccatctttcttgcttcaatttctgggttcgaattgcaTCTGTTACTTTTGCTATACGCTATATATATGACTGATATGAGATTAAAATTGGATATGTGATCTGTTTTGTCCTTCTGGATTTCTTGGTTCAAATTGCATCTGTCACTTTTTGCCtttctgttttgacttttgacttgaaaatttgaaattgagtTGCATTTGTAGACTTGTATCTGTTTTGGTAAAGCATTGAATTGTTTGATGTATTGGTTTTGGATCCCATATCGTAGATTTTGAAGATTGTATCTTTAGTTATGTATCAGTTTTGTATCTCTTTTGCGACTGTTGCGGTTGCCACTGCCAGTTTTGGAATATTTGAAAAAAGAGGTAGTGCTCTGTTGTGCTCCGCCAGTTTTTGTTTAgtgaaaattaattaaaatggTTGATGCAGTTAATATAATCACATTTTGCTGTTAATTTGTGATTGAGTATTCAATTCATGTGTGTTGTTATGTTGGAAGAGTGAGTTTTCGGTACTGTTGTTTTGCCAAATATCAAATTGTCGGAAGTCTGATCAGTGTTTTGATGCTGGAACCAACTATGCTTGAATTTGCTCTACTATACTTGCATTTTCTTCCCAATACTTGTataagaatttttgttttgttttctgtagAGTGAATTGTTCAGTGCTGTTGCTAGATAATTCCAGTGTTTCGTAATAAGTTTTCTCCCCTGGTAGTTTCTTTTCCAAAGTTCATTGCAATTGTATTTCTATGCCCTTGTTAAAATTCAGGGTTATGGTAAACATGTTCATGTGAGTTGATGCTAGTGTTTATAATATTCTATATATCTTCTATTTCATCTTGTTTTTGTGGGGAGCAAGATTGATGTTGGTTCTACTAGTCTGGACTACTCGATTtaatatatcttttttttttttgctttcctgTAGCAACAAGCCTGTTCAAGATGCTTCTGAAGTACAGGCCTGAAGACAAagctaagaagaagaagagtcttTTGAAAAGGATCAGGCAGAGATTGAAGGAAAGACTGTTGAAGCCAAGAAGCCTGTTGTTGTGAAGTACGGTCTCAACCATGTCACCTACCTCATTGAGCAGGTATTATTCTCTACCTTCCACTAACGTTGTATTTCCTTATTATTGA
Coding sequences:
- the LOC112171517 gene encoding uncharacterized protein LOC112171517 — its product is MTGFYGYARTAECDLSWQLLKDLGDLDSLPWVIIGDFKEILNNGEKINGPPRVERQMRGFREALGYCDLLDLGFQDSKATWWNAETHLSLDRAVCTLSRLDVFGYAKVTHLPPSDSDHISILLQKNTFRLRQQQMLGVQARMVELLDSSATTSIQDEKRMLMNRLETLLSQEEAFFRQRAKVTWLKAGDRNIGFFHRKAANRKRKNAIHGLYDEQGVWSEDDDGVEHIVTSYFTKMFTASPVDMVAMNTILEAIQPNVMPTMNAQLCSEYTKEEIRCALFQMYPTKSPSPDGMPPLFFQHYWEVNFTHICLIPKVNNPESMSDLRPIAPCNVLYKIFSKAIANRLKVLLPDIISPFQSAFVPGRLITDNILVANKIAHFVHNKREGNDGHVALKLDLSKAYDRMECLFLRKVMERFGFTRMWIEFVMQCLCSVRFSFLIRGKPRGLVTPSKGLRQGDPLSPYLFLLGVEDDSMLYAQASLYVCYEIQDVIETYGRASGQLVNFDKSSVVFRKMFMKIYRVKLLLIWECKLWIHMSDLEQMCARFWWGCTEDKRKIHWKAWGSLCHPNEEGELGFQSLIEFNMAMLAKQAWRIANDHESLIARVYKARYFPGSSFWLAPVLGISTLVPNIGLPLVNENMTINELLHEPGRWDEGKIRAVFAQEGAEAILNIPLSRRLVNDRVAWRLEKKGEFSVKIAYRYAFSISLERPGILENVTSQFWKKIWHTLIFQARLRSTGGIRRDAGKICWKSPPLGYVKLNTDRAFISETSASGIGLVMRDNLGQFLACEGKPVRGLLSAEHAELLACKAAIDLIVDRSLQPAIVETDSLIVQQQLVGVGNNLSRLGRIYEDLSFNWMLCLTSKSYILDGKLMWQLILQLRKCF